The Aureimonas mangrovi genome contains the following window.
GCCTGGAACCGCGACAAGCGCTTTGGGCGCACCTACGTGGACGACGAGGGTGACCCCGTTCTGGAGATGGACGTCAATCTCTATAGTTCCGTTTCCGCCGCCAATTTCGAGGACACGATCGACTGGTGGCGGATCGTTATGGCGGACTTCAAGTCGAACGTCATCGACATAGCCTCTACGGGCTCGGGTGCGACCCAGCCGAATGACGACGCGGAATTGATCCCCGGCGCCGAACGCCTCTGACAGGCTTTTCAAGGGCGCTTGGTCCGCGTTAGGAAGCTGCCTCACGACCTGGGGCTCCTCAATGACAGCGCGTCCGGAATTCGCCCTAGCGGTGCGCGATACCGCGCCGCTTCTCCTTGCGCTGATGCCGTTCGGCGTGGTGTTCGGTGCGCTTTCGGTCGACAGCGGGCTGAGCGTCGTCGAAACGCTGGGCTTCTCCATGATCGTCTATGCCGGAACGGCGCAGTTCGTGGCGCTCCAGTTGATAGCCGTCTCGGCGCCGCTGTGGTCAATCCTGCTCGCCGTCTTCGCACTCAACTTCCGGCATGTCCTGTATTCCGCCTCGCTCGGGCGTCAGTTCACGCGCTTCACCATGGGCCAGAAGGCGGCGGCCTTTTTCGTTCTCGTCGATCCGCTCTTCGCCCTCGGCGAGACACGCGCGGCGGAACGTGAGTTGACGCGCACCTACTACTTCACCTCCGGCTTGGTGCTCTATTTGGGATGGCAGATCGCGACGCTTGCCGGCGCGATCTTCGGTGGCCTCATCACGGACCAGCGCGCCGTCGGGCTCGATCTGGCGCTGCCGGTCTACTTCCTGGCGCAGACACTCGCCTTCCGCGCTCGTCCCGGCTTCCTGGCGGCCGCGGGCGCGGCGGCGATCACGGCGATACCTGCCTATCTCTTCCTCGGCACGCCATGGCACGTCACGATCGGCGGCGTGACGGGGATTGCGGTCGCCGCAATGTTGCCGCCGCGACAGGCCGATCCCGCGCCGGTGGAGGCAACGCCGTGAACGCCGATCTCTGGCTCCTGATCGTTCTTGCCGGCGTCCTCACCTATATCACCCGCTTCGCTGGCCATCTTCTTCTGTCGAGACTGGGGACGATTCCACCGCGACTTGACGCGGCGTTGAACGCGGTACCGCCGGCCATGCTGATCACCATCGTCGTGCCCGCCTTCGTCGACGGCGGCTGGGTCGAGAGGCTGGTGATCGTCGGCTCGGGGATTCTCGCCTTGCGGATCTCGGTCCTCAACTCGGTGATCATCGGGGTCGGCGCGATCGCACTCCTGCGCGCGCTCGGGGCCTGAAACGAAGAGAGGCGCGGCAGCCTCTCGGCCCCGCGCCCCTCGTTTAGATCGCTGTACTTGCGCTCAGACGTCCTGAATCGCCGTCAGCTTCCACTCATCCTGATGGTCGCGCAGGAAGGTCCAGATTTCGGTCGATTCGACCGCGTCGGTGTCGCTGCCCTCGACGATCGCGCCACTCTCCCGGTCACGCAGCCACTGTACCATCGAATAGCGCATGGCGACCGTGGCGTACTCGCGCGAGCCTTCCTTCCAGCTTTCGGCGATGTCGCCCTGCAGCAGCTTGACCTCGCCGACCTCGCTTTTCACGCCACGCGTAGCGTTCTGCGAGAGTTCCTCGGAGAGGTAGGAGGCGATCTCCGGCGTCGTGATCTCGCGGATCGCGGCGTAGTCCTCCCGGGCGAACGCATCCTGGAGCTGATAGAGTCGCTGCTCAAAGATATCGAGGTCCGCGCCGGTGACACCCAACTCGTCGCCCTTGGACACGCTGGCGGCCGATGCCGTGCCACCGCGGCCGAGGCCGGCGCCGAGATGGCGGAAGTCCGGCCGGCCCGAGCCGCCCGTCGGCGCCGGGGACCCCCCGCCATAGGCGGCACGCTGCATCGGCTGTCCGCCGCCAGCTGCCGCGGGCTGCGAACGCGAGCGGAAGAGACGAATCAGCAGGAAGGCGACACCGGCGATCAGCAGGATCTGCAGGAGGAAGCCCATCATGCCGGCAAGGCCGCCGAAGCCGGTGCCCATGAGCACGCCGAAGAGACCGCCGAGGAGAAGGCCGCGCATCAGCGGCGAGCCCATGAAGCCGCCGCGGGTGGCCGCCGCCCGGCCTGCCACTGCGCCCGCGGCCGGGGCGGCGGCGCCAGGATTGCCAGGCGTCATGGAGCGCTGGACGGGCGCGGCCGAAGGCGCCGTGTTGGTGGCCGGCGCCGACTGGAAGGTGCGCGCACCGCGCGAGCCGAAGCCGCCGCCGCGCCGTGCCTCGGCGAAATCGACCGCGACCGACGAGAAGATCAGCGTGAAAACGGCAAGAAGCGTTGCGAACCTGAACCTGTGAAGCGCGATCATTCCCATCTCCCACGCATGTCGTTCGTCGATGATATGGACGAGGCGCGAGACGTTTTGAAGGCCATCGATCGTGTAAAGGCAGTGCTTTGCGAGAAAAGATCGGGAAAGCCCGGTAAACTCTACGTGGTACTAGCCCCGCGAACGAGACGATCAGCCTTGCGAACGATCTCAAGCGTTTCGATCGACTGCGATAGAGGCATGATCGGGCTATCCGTCATGTCGGCGCGAACGCATTCGACGAAGTGGTCGGCCTGGTACTGAAGGCCGGTGCCTCGCAAGGCGATCGGTATCGGCCGCGCCTTGATGGCGGCGGCAGCGGCGCGAAGGCTCTTCACCCGTTCGCGCCAGGGCGATGGTGTCTGCGAGATCGTCACGCCACTGCCCGTCGGCTGTTTGCGGATGGTGCGGCGCACGGACAGAAGCGGCGGATTGATGAATGCGCGGTGTGCGCGCAGCGTGCCTTCGCGACCCGTCAACACGGCCTCGTTCGGCCCCTCGGCGCCGAAGCCGCAGGACAGCGTGGCGAGGGCGCCCGAAGCGTAGGAGAGGACGATCGCGGCTTCCGCTATCGAGCCGTTGGGCGCGAGCGTGCCAGCTGCCGCGACATTGTCGGGCCTGCCGAGAAGGTCCAGCGCAAGGGAGACGGGGTAGACGCCGAGATCGAGAAGGGCGCCGCCTGCGACGGGATCATGGACCGGCTTCGCGGCATCGAAACCGTGGCCGAAGGAGAGCGAGGCTTCGAGTCGCACAGGCTCGCCCACAACTCCTTCTCGCGTCATCATGCGCAGCCGCTCGATGCCCGGCGTGAAGCGCATCCACATCGCCTCCATCGCCAGGAGGCCTGCTTCTTGGGCGGTCTGCGCGAGACGCATCGCGTCCTCCGCGTTCGGAGCGATCGGCTTCTCGACGAGGACGTGCTTTCCGCTCGCGATGACCGCGAGCGCATACTCCAAATGCTGCGCGTTCGGCGTCGCGACGTAGATCGCGTCGAGTGTGTTGTGTGCCAATAGCGTTTCGATATCGAGCGCGGCGACGTTCGGCCCCACCGCCGCCGCCAATGCCCGTGCAGCCTCGGGACGCCGTGCACCGACCGCCGCGATCCTGCCGTGGCGCGAATATGGCATGTCGGCACAGAAACGGCGTGCAATGCCGCCGGCTCCGATCACGCCCCAGCGGAATGGCGTCTGTGGCGTGGTCATTTCGATTCTCCTGCTGCACCTGCCCAAGACTGCACGCAGTCGTGCTCCACCTCGACCTCCGGCGTTCGAGGCACGCGACCTTTCGGACGTTAACGATTCTTGAGCGTTCAGGAACCGTTCAGGCGCGCTCCTGTTAATACATCGACATCTTTCGACCGCACGCCAGGAGGCGATCATGAACATGAGAAAATTGCTGGGTGGAAAATCCTTGGCTGTGGCGCTCGCCTTTGCGATGCTGCCGGCCTCGATCGCCGTTCCGCAGTCCGCGCCGCTCATCGGCTCGGTGGCCGGTGTATCCGAGGCGAACGCACAGTACCACGGTGGCCGTCACTATCGCGGTGGTCGCGATCGCCACTGGCGCGGCGGCGGCCGTCATTGGCGCGGTGACCGTGGCTACTATCGCGGTGATCGCCGTTATCATCACCGCCGCGGCAACAACACCGGCGCCGCGATCGGCGGTGCGATCGCGGGTCTCGCGGCGGGCGCCATCATCGCTGGGGCAGCCAACCAGCCACGCTACGTCGAACGCCGCTACATCGAGACAGCGCCGTCCTACGGCTACCGTCCGGCCCCTTGGACCAATGAGTGGTACCGCTACTGCTCGCAGCGCTACCGGTCCTTCGACGCGCGCTCGGGTACCTTCCAGCCGTACAACGGTCCGCGTCGCCTCTGCCAGTAACGGCATCGCACTGAGTTGAATGAAAGCCCGCGGCGAGCCATCGCCGCGGGCTTTTTCACGTCAGTCTTCGAGCGGGCGTGCCACTCCCCGCAGCCATGTCGCATCCGCCTCGTCGAGTAGGGGAGCGGTCCTTCTCACGACCTCGGCGTGATAGGCATCGAGCCAGCTTCGTTCCTCGGCATCCAGCAGTTGCGCAACGATCAGCCGGCGATCGATCGGCGCGAAGGTCAGCGTCTCGAAGCCGTGCATGGGCAGGTCGCCGCCCGGAACCGGCTCGGCCGGCAGTGTGAGGAGGAGATTCTCGATCCGGATCCCGAACGCACCCTCGCGGTAGTAGCCGGGCTCGTTCGAGACGATCATTCCGGCTTCGAGCGGCGTGACGCCGCGCCGCGAGATCGACTGCGGCCCTTCGTGGACGCTGAGGAACGAACCGACGCCGTGGCCGGTGCCATGTGCGAAGTCCATCCCCGCCTTCCACAGAGCGATGCGCGCCAGCGGGTCGAGTTCGCTGCCGCGCGTGCCTTTGGGGAACCGTGCCCGAGAGATCGCGATCATGCCCTTCAGCACCAGCGTGAAGGCGCGCGCGATCTCCGCCGCGGGCGCGCCGATGGCGATGGTCCGGGTAATGTCCGTCGTGCCGTCATCGTACTGGCCACCCGAGTCCACCAGATAGACGGTACCGCCCTCGATCCTGCGATTCGAAGCCGTCGTCACGCGGTAGTGGGGCAGGGCGGCATTGGGGCCGGCCGCCGAGATCGTGTCGAAGGATATGTCGCGCAGTGCCATGCCGTCCTTTTCGCCAAAGGCCGCGCGGATATCCGCGAGCTTCGAGGCCGCATCGATCTCCGTCAGGCTGCCGACCGGCTGCGCGTCGAGCCATGCGAGGAACGAGACGATCGCCGCGCCGTCGCGCAGATGCGCGGCGCGCGAGCCCGCGATCTCGATTTCGTTCTTGCGGGCGCGTGGCAGGATGGCCGGGTCGCGCGCCTCCACGACTTCACCCCCGGAAGACTCGACGATGTCGGCAATGCGCCGCGCGGCGCGCGTAGGGTCGAGCATCACGCGGGTGTTCGCCGCAAGGCTGCGCAGCGTCCGCTCGAAGCTCTCAGGAGCGGCGAGTTCGACCTGGTCCTCCAGCGCGCCGCGATCCTCGGCGTCCAGACGCGCGGGGTCGAGGAAGAGAATGGGCTTCTCGCCGCGGCGAAGGAGCGCGAAGGCGAGTACGAGGGGTGTGTGCGGCACGTCGGAGCCGCGAAGGTTGAGGACCCAGGCCGTCGTCGTCGGGTCCGAAAGAACGCAGAGCGCGGCATTGCTCTTCGCCATCTCCGCGTCGATTACCGCCAGCTTCTCCTTCGCGCTGCGGCCGGCATATCGCTCGGAATGCACTCTCGCCTTCGTCGCGGGAGCGGCCGGGCGGTCCTGCCAGACGAGGTCGATCGGGTTGCGCGAAAGTGCCACGAGTTCGAAGCCTGCCTCCGAGGCCGCCTTGCGCAGGGCCGCAACCTCACCCACCGTGTGCAACCACGGATCGAAGCCGATCTTCAGGCCCTGGGCGTTCTCCTTCAGGAAATCGGGCAGGGTGGTCTTCGTCGAATCGCTTGCCGCGAAGACCTTGCCGTCGAGCTGCGCACCGAGTTGCACGGTGTAACGCCCGTCCGAGAAGGCATAGGCGCGATCGGGGAAGACGACGGCATGACCGGCAGAGCCGGTGAAGCCCGTCAGCCAGCGCAGGCGCTCGGCATTGGCGGGGATGTATTCGCCCTGGAACTCGTCGGCGCGCGGCACGAGAAAGCCATCGACACCGGCCTGTGACAGCACGGTGCGCAGGCGGTCGACCCGGCTGGCGCTTTCGGCCGAACTGCCGGCCTCCTCGAAGGTCTGGAACATGGCCGGGTCTCCTCGTTTCATGGCACGGCGATCAGGGGGGGCACGAAGCCCGCCGCAGACGAGCCCGCCATTGTGAAGAAAGAATGAAGAAGCACGGCGAACTCCCGCGCAGCGGGTGCAGACGAGCTATGCGAAGTCGTGCGTAGCGAGAGCACCGCCCAGCCGGCATAAAGGCTACGGGAGAACACACTCACGCACGAGCGTTCCCGTGACCGACATGACCCACGATCACCGCCCTCAGCCTTCATCGCCGCGCGTCTGCTTTCCGGCCCGGCGTGCGAGTGAGATGAGCGGTCACCGCCTGCCCAATCGGCTGACCCAAAGCGTCCAGCAACTCGTCGTCGAGCCTCTCGCCGGCCTCTCCGCCGCGCGCGGCTCTCGCTTCGAAGCCTGCTCGCTGGCGCGTTTCTAGAGCACCGTGCGTCCTTTCGTTCGCGCAACGCTCTAACCGATCGAATCCACGTATCAGGTCTTCCGGTAACCGAACACGACTTCCGGGACGATGCTGTCGCCTCAACGGCTGAGATGCAGAGTGACCCATTCGCCGCGGGTCAGCGTCTTGCGGTGGTAGAGCCCCTGCGCCGAATAGGCCGCCAGAACCGCACGGCGCTGCCGGGTGAGAATGCCTGACAGGACGACATCGCCGCCCGGCGCAAGGTGGCGCGCCATCTGCGGGGCGAGCTTCATCAGTGGCCCCGCCAGGATATTGGCGACGATCAGGTCGAAGGGCCGCGCCTGAGAAAAGGCGCTGGCGTGGAAGCCGCCAGCCGTCACACAGTCCACCAGCCCGGCCACGCCGTTCGCCCGCACATTGGCTTTCGCCACGCGGACGGCCACGGGGTCGATGTCGGTCGCCAGCACAGGCACGCGCACGAGCTTGGCGACGCCGATGGCCAGGACCGCACTGCCGGTGCCCAGATCGAGCACGCGCGCCGGGAGGCGGCGCCGGGCGATCTCCCCGATCATCGTCAGGCACCCCTCGGTGGTACCGTGATGACCGGTTCCGAAGGCCTGGCCAGCCTCGATTTCGATGGCTATGTCGCCCGCCGAGACCTTGTCGCGATCATGCGCGCCGTGGACGAGGAAGCGTCCCGCGCGCACAGGCTTCAGATCCGCGAGAACCGACTGCATCCAGTCGATCTCGGGCAGGTCTTCGCGGTCGGCGGTGACCGGCGCGAACGCCGCCTCTATCGCCTCGCGGCCGAAGGCGCCGTCGTCCTCGAAATAGGCCGAGACCTCCTGCTCGCCGCTCGCCTCGTCGATCTCGACAATAGCAACGGGCACGCCCTCCTCGCCGAAACGGGCGTCCAGCCGGTCGAACAGGGCGAGGGCGTCGGTCTTGCCGGCGCGCGCGAAGTAGCGGGTCTGGGTCATGATGCTCAAAGGGTCGCGAGACGGCGCAGCGCTTCGCGAGCCGTCTCCGGGTTCTCGCCGTAGGGAATGGTGCCGACGAATTGGCCGGCCGAACCAAGAAGGATGACCGAGGCGGTGTGGTCCATCGTGTAGTTATCGCCTTCGCCGACCTTTTCGTGCTGGATGCCCCAGCCTTCGAGCATGGCATCCACTTCGGCGGGCTCGCCCGTGATCGCGGTGATGGGCGTGCCCATTGATCCGACATACTGGCCGAGGATCTCCGGCGTGTCCCGCTCCGGGTCGACCGTGACGAAGACGACGTTGAGGTCCTGGCCCTCTTGCTCGAGCGCCTGCTTGTGGCCGGCAAGCTCATAGAGCGTCGTCGGGCAGATGTCCGGACAGTGGGTGAAGCCGAAGAACACCGCGCTCGGGCGCCCGCGCAAAGCCGCTTCGGTGATCGGCTCGCCGTTCTGGTCGATCAGCGTGAAGGGCGTGCCGTAGGGCTCGGTCGCGGCCGTCATCGAGCGCTCGACGCTCTGGAAGCCGAAGGTCCACAGATAGAGAAGGATCGCCGCGACGACGACGACCATCGCCCACAGGGCGGCTCGCAGCACCGCCAGCGGGCGGCGCGGCCCGCGCTCGTTCGTCTTCGCCATGGACGTTTTCTCCTGTTCGCCGGTGCGATACATGATCGCGGTCCCGCCGCAAAGCATCGTGCTGCCGGGCCGGGTCACGAAGCGGCGAAGAGGGGGGAGCCTTGGGCGAGGAGCGCGACTATATCGGCCGGGACGGCGAGGATCTGCGCTTCCGCAAGGGCGAGCCGCGCATCCATCCGAGCGCCGACCTGAAGGAGACGCGCCTAGGCCGCTTTTGCGATATCGGCCCGCGCTGCCTGCTGCGCGAGGTCACGCTCGGCGACCATTCCTATTTCGAGCGCGGCGGCGAGGCGACCTACGCCACGATCGGCAAGTTCTGCTCCATCGCCTCGAATGTGCGGATCAACGCGCTCGCGCACCCGCTGGACCGAGTGACGACCCACAAGATCAGCTACCGGCCCAACGAGGTCTTCCGCTTCCTCGGCGTGGACGAGAGCGTGCGCGCCGCGCGCCGCGAGGATCGCGTGACGATCGGCAACGACGTGTGGATCGGTCACGGCGCGGTGGTGCTGCCGGGCGTGTCCATCGGCGACGGGGCGGTCGTGGGCGCGGGGGCCGTGGTGACGCGGGACGTTGCGCCTTACGCGATCGTCGCCGGCGTGCCGGCCAAGACCCTGCGCGAGCGGTTTCCATCGGAGATCGCGGGCAGGCTGCGCGCCCTCACTTGGTGGGACTGGCCGCCCGAAACGCTGTTCGAGGCGATCCCGGACATGCAGGCGATGGATGTCGGGGCCTTCCTCGACAAATGGGAAGGCCTCAAGCGAGAGGACGAAAGATGACGACACTGCCGATCTATCAGGTCGATGCCTTCGCGAGCGCGCTGTTCGCCGGCAATCCCGCCGCCGTGGTGCCGCTGGAAGCTTGGCTCGCGGACGAGGTGCTGCAGGCGATCGCCACAGAGAACAACCTTTCCGAGACGGCCTTCCTCGTGCCCGCGGGGCCGGGGCAGTGGGAGCTGCGCTGGTTCACGCCGAAAGCCGAGGTGCCGCTGTGCGGCCACGCGACGCTCGCCTCCGCCCATGTTCTCACCGAGTGCCTCGGCGAGACGGCGCAGACGCTGCGTTTCTCGACGCGCTGGTCGGGCGAGCTTACTGTGACGCGCGTCGGTGAGCTCTACGAGATGCGCCTTCCTCGCCGTCGCTTCGAGGCCGTCGATGGCGAGGCTGCCGTGAGCGAGGCGCTTGGCCTTGCACCGGTCGAATCCTATTGCGTGCCGGTCCCCGGCGACGAGATCCTGATGGTCGTCCTGCCCGACGCGGCGGCGGTGCGCGATCTGGCGCCGGACCTTGCAGCGGTAAAGCGCCTCTCCTGGCGCAGCGTTCTCGTGACGGCGGCGGGAGAAGGCGACGTTGATTTCGTCTCCCGCTATTTCGCGCCGCGCTTCGGCATCGATGAGGACCCCGTCACAGGCTCCGCGCACTGTTCGCTCGCGCCTTTCTGGGCCGAGCGGCTGGGGCGGAGCGAATTGAAGGCTCGCCAGCTCTCCGAGCGCGGTGGAGAGATCGCCTGCCGCGTCGAGGACGAGGTGGTCGTCGTCGCCGGCCGGGCCATCCTCTATCTGGAGGGGCGCATCCACTTGAACGATGAGCGCGGCCGATAGGGCATCGTGTAGCGCCCTGCGTTCTGCGCGACGAGCGCAAGTTCCGTGACGTGCAGCGCGAAGTCGGTGTCCATTGGCGGCGCGCGTCCTGCCGAGATCGCCGCCGCCATCACGGCCGGGCCGCGCATGAAGTCCATCCGGGACGACGAAGCTGGCACGATGGCCTTGCTCGCCGGCACGGGCACGCGGCGGCCGAACCAGTGCCGCAGCGGACGCCCGCGCTCCAGCCGGCGCACGATCTTCGGCAGGATCGGCAGGCGCGAAGCCCAGCCGCCATCCGTGTCTCGCTGGTAGATCGCCGATTGCGCGTCCCACCCGTCGGTAAGGGAGAGGACACCCTCGGTGCCGACGATATGGAGCGAGCGGTCGCGCGGCGCGGCGAGGCCGCAGGTCAGCCGCATGACGGGGCCGGAGGCGAAGGTGAGGACCGCGACGGAGAAATCTTCGGCCAGCTCGTCCGGCGTCTGCGCGGTGCCCTTCTCGTCGAAAAGCCGCGCGGAGGCGGCGGTCATCTGCACCACCGGTCCGAAGAAGAGGCACGCCCAGGTTAGATAGTAGCCCGCGTGTTCCAGCGTGCAGCCGACGCCGAACTCGTCCTCGGCCGGCCAGGGCGCTCCGGAAGTGGAGCGCCAGTGGCGGTGGTCGTGGCGGAAGACCTGTCCGTCCTCCATCTCCGCATAGACGAGTTTCACGTCGCCGATGCTTCCCGAGGCAAGGGCCGCGCCGAGCGTTTGTGCGGCTTCGCCGAGCACGGAGGCGGGTGCGGCGACGAGGTGAAGGCGCTTCTCCGTGGCAAGGCTCACGAGTTCCTCGGCTTGCGCGAGGTCCATCGCCAGCGGCTTCTCGGAGTAGACGTGAAGGTCGCGCTCGAGGATCGCGCGGCTCACCGCGTAGTGGCTGTCGGGG
Protein-coding sequences here:
- a CDS encoding AzlC family ABC transporter permease, coding for MTARPEFALAVRDTAPLLLALMPFGVVFGALSVDSGLSVVETLGFSMIVYAGTAQFVALQLIAVSAPLWSILLAVFALNFRHVLYSASLGRQFTRFTMGQKAAAFFVLVDPLFALGETRAAERELTRTYYFTSGLVLYLGWQIATLAGAIFGGLITDQRAVGLDLALPVYFLAQTLAFRARPGFLAAAGAAAITAIPAYLFLGTPWHVTIGGVTGIAVAAMLPPRQADPAPVEATP
- a CDS encoding AzlD family protein, producing the protein MNADLWLLIVLAGVLTYITRFAGHLLLSRLGTIPPRLDAALNAVPPAMLITIVVPAFVDGGWVERLVIVGSGILALRISVLNSVIIGVGAIALLRALGA
- a CDS encoding TIM44-like domain-containing protein, coding for MIALHRFRFATLLAVFTLIFSSVAVDFAEARRGGGFGSRGARTFQSAPATNTAPSAAPVQRSMTPGNPGAAAPAAGAVAGRAAATRGGFMGSPLMRGLLLGGLFGVLMGTGFGGLAGMMGFLLQILLIAGVAFLLIRLFRSRSQPAAAGGGQPMQRAAYGGGSPAPTGGSGRPDFRHLGAGLGRGGTASAASVSKGDELGVTGADLDIFEQRLYQLQDAFAREDYAAIREITTPEIASYLSEELSQNATRGVKSEVGEVKLLQGDIAESWKEGSREYATVAMRYSMVQWLRDRESGAIVEGSDTDAVESTEIWTFLRDHQDEWKLTAIQDV
- a CDS encoding Gfo/Idh/MocA family protein — encoded protein: MTTPQTPFRWGVIGAGGIARRFCADMPYSRHGRIAAVGARRPEAARALAAAVGPNVAALDIETLLAHNTLDAIYVATPNAQHLEYALAVIASGKHVLVEKPIAPNAEDAMRLAQTAQEAGLLAMEAMWMRFTPGIERLRMMTREGVVGEPVRLEASLSFGHGFDAAKPVHDPVAGGALLDLGVYPVSLALDLLGRPDNVAAAGTLAPNGSIAEAAIVLSYASGALATLSCGFGAEGPNEAVLTGREGTLRAHRAFINPPLLSVRRTIRKQPTGSGVTISQTPSPWRERVKSLRAAAAAIKARPIPIALRGTGLQYQADHFVECVRADMTDSPIMPLSQSIETLEIVRKADRLVRGASTT
- a CDS encoding BA14K family protein; the protein is MNMRKLLGGKSLAVALAFAMLPASIAVPQSAPLIGSVAGVSEANAQYHGGRHYRGGRDRHWRGGGRHWRGDRGYYRGDRRYHHRRGNNTGAAIGGAIAGLAAGAIIAGAANQPRYVERRYIETAPSYGYRPAPWTNEWYRYCSQRYRSFDARSGTFQPYNGPRRLCQ
- a CDS encoding aminopeptidase P family protein, with the protein product MFQTFEEAGSSAESASRVDRLRTVLSQAGVDGFLVPRADEFQGEYIPANAERLRWLTGFTGSAGHAVVFPDRAYAFSDGRYTVQLGAQLDGKVFAASDSTKTTLPDFLKENAQGLKIGFDPWLHTVGEVAALRKAASEAGFELVALSRNPIDLVWQDRPAAPATKARVHSERYAGRSAKEKLAVIDAEMAKSNAALCVLSDPTTTAWVLNLRGSDVPHTPLVLAFALLRRGEKPILFLDPARLDAEDRGALEDQVELAAPESFERTLRSLAANTRVMLDPTRAARRIADIVESSGGEVVEARDPAILPRARKNEIEIAGSRAAHLRDGAAIVSFLAWLDAQPVGSLTEIDAASKLADIRAAFGEKDGMALRDISFDTISAAGPNAALPHYRVTTASNRRIEGGTVYLVDSGGQYDDGTTDITRTIAIGAPAAEIARAFTLVLKGMIAISRARFPKGTRGSELDPLARIALWKAGMDFAHGTGHGVGSFLSVHEGPQSISRRGVTPLEAGMIVSNEPGYYREGAFGIRIENLLLTLPAEPVPGGDLPMHGFETLTFAPIDRRLIVAQLLDAEERSWLDAYHAEVVRRTAPLLDEADATWLRGVARPLED
- a CDS encoding 50S ribosomal protein L11 methyltransferase; its protein translation is MTQTRYFARAGKTDALALFDRLDARFGEEGVPVAIVEIDEASGEQEVSAYFEDDGAFGREAIEAAFAPVTADREDLPEIDWMQSVLADLKPVRAGRFLVHGAHDRDKVSAGDIAIEIEAGQAFGTGHHGTTEGCLTMIGEIARRRLPARVLDLGTGSAVLAIGVAKLVRVPVLATDIDPVAVRVAKANVRANGVAGLVDCVTAGGFHASAFSQARPFDLIVANILAGPLMKLAPQMARHLAPGGDVVLSGILTRQRRAVLAAYSAQGLYHRKTLTRGEWVTLHLSR
- a CDS encoding SCO family protein, with the translated sequence MAKTNERGPRRPLAVLRAALWAMVVVVAAILLYLWTFGFQSVERSMTAATEPYGTPFTLIDQNGEPITEAALRGRPSAVFFGFTHCPDICPTTLYELAGHKQALEQEGQDLNVVFVTVDPERDTPEILGQYVGSMGTPITAITGEPAEVDAMLEGWGIQHEKVGEGDNYTMDHTASVILLGSAGQFVGTIPYGENPETAREALRRLATL
- a CDS encoding DapH/DapD/GlmU-related protein, coding for MGEERDYIGRDGEDLRFRKGEPRIHPSADLKETRLGRFCDIGPRCLLREVTLGDHSYFERGGEATYATIGKFCSIASNVRINALAHPLDRVTTHKISYRPNEVFRFLGVDESVRAARREDRVTIGNDVWIGHGAVVLPGVSIGDGAVVGAGAVVTRDVAPYAIVAGVPAKTLRERFPSEIAGRLRALTWWDWPPETLFEAIPDMQAMDVGAFLDKWEGLKREDER
- a CDS encoding PhzF family phenazine biosynthesis protein; its protein translation is MTTLPIYQVDAFASALFAGNPAAVVPLEAWLADEVLQAIATENNLSETAFLVPAGPGQWELRWFTPKAEVPLCGHATLASAHVLTECLGETAQTLRFSTRWSGELTVTRVGELYEMRLPRRRFEAVDGEAAVSEALGLAPVESYCVPVPGDEILMVVLPDAAAVRDLAPDLAAVKRLSWRSVLVTAAGEGDVDFVSRYFAPRFGIDEDPVTGSAHCSLAPFWAERLGRSELKARQLSERGGEIACRVEDEVVVVAGRAILYLEGRIHLNDERGR
- a CDS encoding Gfo/Idh/MocA family protein — its product is MRIAIVGCGFVADYYMTTLVNHPALTLVGAHDRDPTALARFTAFHQVPGFDSLDALLADSGAELVLNLTNPDSHYAVSRAILERDLHVYSEKPLAMDLAQAEELVSLATEKRLHLVAAPASVLGEAAQTLGAALASGSIGDVKLVYAEMEDGQVFRHDHRHWRSTSGAPWPAEDEFGVGCTLEHAGYYLTWACLFFGPVVQMTAASARLFDEKGTAQTPDELAEDFSVAVLTFASGPVMRLTCGLAAPRDRSLHIVGTEGVLSLTDGWDAQSAIYQRDTDGGWASRLPILPKIVRRLERGRPLRHWFGRRVPVPASKAIVPASSSRMDFMRGPAVMAAAISAGRAPPMDTDFALHVTELALVAQNAGRYTMPYRPRSSFKWMRPSR